The Sphaerospermopsis torques-reginae ITEP-024 genome has a window encoding:
- a CDS encoding nucleotidyltransferase family protein, translating to MGSPKQLLSYQGESLVNKTIKQAIASVCHPVILVLGANSPSILSQLDQIQQPNLIIVENPDWQLGMSSSICWGMTALLDNYPTIEAVVITVCDQPFLNAEIINNLVESYHSTNQQIIACEYADTLGVPVLFSRKYFSELANLTQDMGAKKLIKIYKNDVFSIRFPLGAIDIDTPQNYQKLLEN from the coding sequence ATGGGTTCACCAAAACAATTGTTATCCTATCAAGGAGAAAGTTTAGTTAACAAAACTATAAAACAGGCGATCGCCTCAGTTTGTCATCCTGTAATATTAGTATTGGGAGCAAATTCACCAAGTATACTTTCTCAACTTGATCAAATTCAACAACCTAATCTTATAATAGTTGAAAATCCAGATTGGCAGTTAGGAATGAGTTCTTCTATTTGTTGGGGAATGACTGCACTTCTAGATAATTATCCTACAATAGAAGCGGTAGTAATTACTGTTTGTGATCAACCTTTTTTAAATGCGGAAATCATTAATAATTTAGTGGAATCATATCATTCTACCAATCAACAAATTATTGCTTGTGAATATGCAGATACATTAGGAGTACCTGTTTTATTTAGTAGAAAATACTTTTCAGAATTAGCTAATTTAACTCAGGATATGGGTGCAAAAAAACTAATTAAAATCTATAAAAATGATGTTTTTAGTATTCGCTTTCCTTTAGGTGCAATTGATATTGATACACCACAAAATTATCAAAAACTTCTGGAAAATTGA